In one Trichosurus vulpecula isolate mTriVul1 chromosome 8, mTriVul1.pri, whole genome shotgun sequence genomic region, the following are encoded:
- the LOC118828219 gene encoding cilia- and flagella-associated protein 77-like codes for MASSERKAFKSEKPHKCKSFRSIQNICLPPLRPLRKADLKPDMENYRHGCTRNSMFCNHLILKPELGRTRRICNMLPGSDFVYGMQNSYGDSVAETIGQWRTRPDAPPLKKIPCNFLNLNAKAVQAGLVTPAEYHSFRLSYEQTQAIKKAIQAGLACLADYQAFRLGYGQTEPIKKNKPLLEDMPKKLHSDQNVTITDLIQQKFKNQWIQKRIMKDAIHYNGVKLRPREGYYQTCGAKIRQYRPQIKPSPPWQLAQFQKAEACLNTFSDEKIHQKSLKNFREEAPMRCGALSLGNYTSAF; via the coding sequence ATGGCCTCATCCGAACGAAAAGCTTTCAAAAGTGAAAAGCCACACAAGTGTAAATCCTTCCGAAGCATCCAGAAtatctgcctccctcccctgagGCCTTTGCGCAAAGCAGACTTGAAGCCAGACATGGAGAACTACCGGCACGGCTGTACCAGGAATTCCATGTTTTGTAACCACCTCATCCTGAAACCAGAATTAGGAAGGACCCGAAGAATTTGCAACATGTTACCAGGATCTGATTTTGTGTATGGAATGCAAAACTCCTATGGAGACAGCGTGGCTGAAACAATCGGACAATGGAGAACACGTCCGGATGCTCCTCCTCTGAAAAAAATCCCATGTAATTTTCTCAACCTCAATGCAAAAGCTGTACAGGCTGGCTTAGTTACTCCTGCCGAGTACCATTCGTTCAGACTGAGTTACGAACAAACCCAAGCAATTAAAAAAGCTATACAGGCTGGCTTAGCTTGTCTCGCTGACTACCAGGCTTTCAGATTGGGTTATGGCCAAACcgaaccaattaaaaaaaacaaaccactgcTAGAAGACATGCCCAAAAAGCTGCACAGCGATCAAAACGTCACTATAACCGACCTAATCCAGCAGAAGTTCAAGAACCAATGGATACAGAAAAGAATTATGAAAGATGCGATTCATTACAACGGGGTCAAGCTCAGACCAAGAGAAGGTTACTACCAGACCTGTGGCGCCAAGATCAGACAGTATCGTCCACAAATCAAACCATCCCCTCCGTGGCAACTGGCCCAATTTCAGAAGGCTGAAGCATGTCTCAACACCTTCTCAGATGAGAAGATTCACCAAAAGTCACTCAAGAACTTCCGTGAAGAAGCCCCCATGAGATGCGGCGCCCTTTCTCTGGGCAATTACACTAGCGCATTTTAA